The proteins below are encoded in one region of Salvelinus alpinus chromosome 27, SLU_Salpinus.1, whole genome shotgun sequence:
- the LOC139556512 gene encoding retinol dehydrogenase 14-like — protein sequence MKEEQKVDVLIYNAGIYQCPYTKTEEGFKMQLGFNHLGHFLLTHLVLDFLKLSSPSRVVVVSSNLYKYGSINFRRPQLLCESSCNKAFFYSQSKLANIPVS from the exons ATGAAG GAAGAACAAAAAGTTGACGTGCTCATCTACAACGCAGGCATCTACCAGTGTCCCTACACCAAGACTGAGGAGGGTTTCAAGATGCAGCTGGGGTTCAACCACCTGGGTCACTTCCTCCTCACCCACCTCGTCCTGGACTTCCTCAAGCTCTCCTCCCCCAGCCGCGTGGTGGTGGTCTCCTCCAATCTCTATAAGTATGGCAGCATCAACTTTCGAAGACCTCAACTGTTGTG TGAGAGCAGCTGCAACAAAGCGTTCTTTTACAGCCAGAGCAAGTTGGCTAATATTCCCGTGAGCTGA